In a genomic window of Styela clava chromosome 11, kaStyClav1.hap1.2, whole genome shotgun sequence:
- the LOC120348119 gene encoding transmembrane protease serine 9-like isoform X2 — protein sequence MEANIWMLSTMFLGVVLPRLTIQQTTVSTEGLTPACSSEGLDVTGTRGTIMSPNYPENYPNALNCKWRISTANGTRIAVKFEPFFEIEPDGTGCYDYIEFSEDTGYESIFCGFEPHPSWTSESNSLGVTFFTDVFVTFAGFSFNWTAVDKADVTKANTTTIVANSGTISSLNYPDNYNNLWEEAWIVDVEIGKFILIEFDTIYGIEKGTGTTCPFDSLTFSEGVEPPSPWTFKIVICSDENHGKLLIKDDGMYVVFKSDVDVTGSGFSFNFSAIDPPTCAETNYLTGTSGTVSTPMYPLPYERDLNCSWFITTPENTQVAIKFSLDFNIEDTDTCFGDYLEIYDGPSTQSEKYLDRRFCGPYPPKGFLSTTNQVTIKFFSSPNVFGDDNFMGFSLNWTAEEICKTGDFHCWDGTCINETKKCNGVVDCPVDNADEVECKLESVSKCGVSDIAPEFRWDPRIVGGHDAVPGSWPWQGRLLYYRLDKWEFTCGTVLIADRWALTATHCVDKGFDALVVFGNYNTSEYNEKTAQNVTVENIFAKPGFNWKDENGWSEGKDISLLLLSSPVNFTVYVKPICLPTMFPSTGTYIVITGWGRTYVGAPGSDVLKQASLPIFPQDKCLKPIIEGGVTADDIFCVGFPTGGVSTCSGDSGGPVAHLNNGKWEVIGLASFGLRCGTVPGNPSAYVNVSAHLTFINNLLETKNPRPVLQSFVIKDQTNGTLMSPNYPSNYPANTYVRWYIIGPENTRISVRFDPKFDIEGVFNDVSPLCSADYLIIYDGADTGSLTYRYQKNCGTRAPPNFESNSNSIIAEFWSDGAFEAAGFSFNWTTNDDCEITEERCHNKTCIPISKKCDGKYDCDDKEDEFECVLGNPTTTECGKPAISPSFPWNPLVIGGHDVIQGSWPWQIGLFRLTETGWRFTCGGTLISEYWVLSAAHCLSFSEIYQVAIGAHNFDEFNKHEKRLNVSFVLPHPEYFSTNDIGFVRLEEPVDFTSEWYKPACLPESNDNNLPPVGSLCVITGWGVIGGTRQENIPSTMQQSFVYVLNGSVCKEDFYLGLPEETPLDAYICLGDLDQRTGACYGDSGGPLVCHVGGVWRQYGITSWGISCGQRSFYERISNSLDLINDVLNLEVCKDFEVREGTRGTVTIPQFFGEYIMDLDCTWLLRAPSDKLIVIRFTFFDVEDCSFAEYDYLKIYDGNTTDARMVRDETLCGQDRSLRGFESSTNEVLISFTSDNVLQYKGFEITWETVDNCGSNEFRCWNGSCINGDLKCNKVNNCEDKSDEIECPHYGQECGQQTIVPEFLWAPRVVGGMIAVEGSWPWQVLVSNEYEQILCGGSIIHENWVLTSAECVADKSAFEVIVAVGQYDLSMLDRSRLHAVTQIFLYDPFKTSQHDIALLKLDRSITFQKNVQPICINLENTLVTGETCVVTGWGVTYDSTSLDSSQLLRQTRIPIANPEFCQKITHNVEFNGDTMFCAGDLSGGSDACSNDVGGPLVCFRNNVWKQFGIVTSNLGCGISRLPSFYTKVSYYKEWIEATIGDKLPIPTPPTTEATTTEEITTDKINQTGTPPQNGTSAMNASETTATTKLMTTSSAAKIHSIIDLIFALLLCQSIPQ from the exons ATGGAAGCAAACATATGGATGCTGTCAACAATGTTTCTTGGCGTTGTATTACCTCGTCTGACGATCCAACAAACGACTGTTTCAACAGAAG gtttGACGCCAGCGTGTAGTTCAGAAGGGCTTGATGTCACTGGAACGCGAGGAACAATTATGTCTCCCAACTATCCAGAAAATTATCCAAATGCACTCAACTGCAAATGGCGTATAAGCACAGCAAATGGAACG aGAATCGCAGTGAAGTTTGAACCGTTCTTTGAAATTGAACCGGATGGTACCGGATGCTACGATTATATTGAATTCTCAGAAGATACTGGGTACGAATCG ATATTTTGTGGGTTCGAGCCACATCCAAGTTGGACATCGGAAAGTAATTCATTGGGAGTGACATTTTTTACGGATGTATTTGTCACTTTTGCTGGATTTTCTTTCAATTGGACCGCAGTTG ACAAAGCAGACGTGACGAAAGCAAATACAACAACGATCGTTGCCAATTCGGGAACAATTTCATCACTAAACTATCCTGATAATTATAATAACTTGTGGGAAGAAGCATGGATTGTCGATGTTGAAATTGGAAAG TTCATCCTTATTGAATTTGATACAATATATGGCATCGAGAAAGGAACCGGGACAACGTGTCCGTTCGATTCACTAACTTTTTCGGAAGGAGTCGAACCACCGAGTCCGTGG ACCTttaaaatagtcatatgttcgGATGAAAATCACGGCAAACTACTCATCAAAGATGACGGCATGTACGTCGTATTCAAATCGGATGTTGATGTTACTGGATCTGgattttcgtttaatttttcTGCAATCG ACCCACCAACATGTGCTGAAACGAATTATCTCACTGGTACATCAGGCACCGTATCCACACCTATGTATCCACTCCCGTATGAACGCGACCTAAATTGCTCTTGGTTCATTACAACTCCTGAAAACACG cAAGTTGCGATCAAGTTTAGTCTAGACTTTAACATAGAAGACACGGATACCTGTTTTGGGGAttatcttgaaatatatgatgGGCCTTCAACACAATCAGAGAAG TACCTGGACAGACGATTTTGTGGTCCATACCCTCCGAAAGGATTTCTGTCTACAACAAATCAAGtgacaattaaatttttttcatctcCCAATGTTTTTGGTGACGATAATTTTATGGGGTTTTCTCTCAACTGGACGGCAGAAG AAATCTGTAAAACTGGTGACTTTCATTGTTGGGATGGTACATGTATCaacgaaacaaaaaaatgtaacgGTGTTGTTGACTGTCCGGTGGATAACGCTGACGAAGTGGAATGTA agttgGAAAGTGTGAGCAAATGTGGAGTTTCAGACATTGCTCCAGAATTCAGATGG GATCCAAGAATAGTAGGAGGACATGACGCTGTCCCGGGATCTTGGCCATGGCAAGGCAGACTGTTGTACTATAGACTGGATAAATGGGAGTTTACTTGTGGTACAGTGCTGATTGCAGACAGATGGGCGTTAACAGCAACACATTGCGTGGACAAAGG ATTTGATGCATTGGTGGTGTTTGGTAATTACAATACTAGCGAATATAACGAAAAAACTGCACAAAACGTCACGGTTGAAAATATCTTCGCTAAACCCGGATTCAA ctGGAAAGACGAAAATGGATGGAGCGAGGGGAAAGATATATCGTTGTTGTTACTTTCGTCTCCAGTAAACTTTACTGTATATGTAAAACCCATTTGCCTTCCCACCATGTTTCCTTCCACAGGAACATACATAGTTATCACTGGTTGGGGTCGTACAT ATGTGGGCGCACCGGGTTCTGATGTTCTTAAGCAAGCATCATTACCGATATTTCCCCAGGATAAATGTCTTAAACCAATCATCGAGGGAGGAGTAACAGCAGACGATATATTTTGTGTTGGATTTCCAACTGGGGGTGTTAGCACATGTAGT GGCGATTCCGGTGGACCAGTAGCCCATCTCAACAATGGCAAATGGGAAGTTATTGGACTAGCTTCATTTGGTCTCAGATGCGGAACAGTTCCCGGAAATCCGTCAGCATATGTAAACGTGTCGGCTCATCTAACATTCATAAATAATC TTCTGGAAACCAAAAATCCTCGTCCAGTTTTAC AGTCTTTTGTTATCAAAGATCAGACAAATGGTACTTTAATGTCACCGAACTATCCCTCCAATTATCCGGCGAATACTTACGTACGATGGTATATAATTGGACCTGAAAATACG AGAATAAGCGTAAGGTTTGATCCCAAATTTGACATAGAAGGGGTATTTAACGATGTTTCACCGCTTTGTTCTGCTGACTATCTTATTATCTACGATGGAGCTGATACAGGATCACTCacg tATCGATATCAGAAAAACTGCGGAACTAGAGCACCTCCTAATTTTGAATCCAACTCGAACTCAATTATTGCAGAATTCTGGTCAGATGGAGCTTTTGAAGCTGCTGGGTTTTCCTTTAATTGGACGACAAATG atgACTGTGAAATTACTGAAGAAAGATGCCACAATAAAACATGTATTCCAATCAGTAAAAAATGTGATGGAAAATATGACTGCGACGACAAAGAAGATGAATTTGAGTGTG ttCTGGGAAATCCCACCACAACTGAATGTGGTAAACCCGCTATATCACCATCGTTTCCATGG AATCCTCTTGTTATTGGAGGCCACGACGTAATACAAGGATCTTGGCCATGGCAGATCGGTTTATTCCGTCTAACAGAAACTGGTTGGCGATTTACTTGTGGTGGTACCTTGATTTCGGAATATTGGGTTTTGTCAGCCGCACACTGCTTGAGTTT CTCTGAAATATATCAGGTGGCGATCGGTGCTCACAACTTTGATGAATTCAACAAACATGAAAAACGACTAAACGTTTCTTTTGTATTACCACATCCGGAATA CTTTTCTACAAATGATATTGGCTTCGTTCGTTTGGAAGAACCTGTGGATTTCACATCGGAATGGTACAAACCAGCTTGTTTACCCGAGTCAAATGATAACAATCTACCACCAGTAGGAAGCCTTTGCGTCATAACTGGATGGGGCGTCATAG GTGGCACGAGGCAAGAAAACATTCCTTCTACAATGCAGCAATCGTTCGTTTATGTTCTTAATGGAAGTGTATGCAAAGAAGACTTTTACCTTGGCTTACCAGAAGAAACTCCTTTGGATGCTTATATCTGTCTCGGTGATTTGGATCAACGAACAGGCGCTTGTTAT GGTGATTCTGGTGGTCCTTTAGTATGTCACGTTGGTGGTGTTTGGCGACAATATGGCATTACGTCATGGGGTATTTCTTGTGGACAGAGATCATTCTATGAAAGAATATCAAACTCTCTCGACCTAATCAATGATG ttttGAATCTTGAAG TGTGTAAAGACTTTGAAGTACGTGAAGGTACAAGAGGAACTGTGACTATACCTCAATTCTTCGGAGAATACATCATGGATCTCGATTGCACTTGGCTTTTGCGTGCCCCGTCCGATAAG TTAATTGTCATTCGCTTTACATTTTTTGACGTGGAAGACTGTAGCTTTGCTGAGTAcgattatttaaaaatatatgatggAAACACGACTGATGCAAGAATG GTTCGTGACGAAACCTTGTGTGGACAAGATAGATCATTGAGAGGATTTGAATCGAGTACTAATGAGGTTTTGATTTCGTTCACAAGTGATAATGTTTTGCAATACAAAGGTTTTGAGATTACCTGGGAAACTGTCG ATAACTGCGGTTCCAATGAGTTCAGATGCTGGAATGGATCTTGCATCAACGGTGATTTGAAATGTAATAAAGTTAACAATTGTGAGGACAAAAGCGATGAGATTGAATGCC CTCATTATGGACAAGAATGCGGCCAACAAACAATTGTTCCTGAATTTTTGTGG GCCCCAAGAGTAGTTGGTGGAATGATTGCAGTTGAGGGCTCGTGGCCATGGCAAGTTCTGGTATCAAACGAGTATGAACAAATTTTGTGTGGTGGATCAATTATCCATGAAAATTGGGTTTTGACTTCAGCCGAATGTGTTGCTGACAAATCTGC GTTTGAAGTCATAGTTGCAGTTGGTCAGTATGATTTGAGTATGCTAGATAGATCGAGATTGCATGCAGTtactcaaatatttttgtatgaccc ATTCAAAACTTCACAACATGACATTGCTTTGCTGAAATTGGATAGAAGTATAACTTTTCAAAAAAACGTTCAGCCAATATGTATTAATCTCGAAAATACGTTAGTTACGGGAGAAACATGTGTCGTTACTGGATGGGGTGTTACTt ATGATTCAACCTCTCTTGATAGCTCTCAACTGTTGAGACAAACTCGCATTCCAATAGCAAATCCTGAATTTTGCCAAAAAATCACACACAATGTTGAGTTCAATGGTGATACAATGTTTTGTGCCGGAGATCTTTCGGGAGGTTCTGACGCGTGCTCG AATGACGTGGGAGGACCACTGGTTTGTTTCCGTAATAACGTTTGGAAACAATTCGGAATTGTTACATCAAACTTGGGTTGTGGAATATCAAGGCTTCCAAGCTTCTACACAAAAGTATCTTACTATAAGGAGTGGATTGAAGCAA CAATTGGAGACAAGCTACCCATTCCAACACCGCCCACCACAGAAGCAACAACAACTGAAGAAATTACAACAGACAAAATCAATCAGACAG GTACACCACCCCAGAATGGCACATCCGCTATGAATGCGTCAG aaACCACAGCAACTACCAAGTTGATGACGACATCATCTGCTGCGAAAATTCATTCCATAATTGACTTGATATTCGCTTTGCTACTATGCCAGTCGATACCTCAATAA
- the LOC120348119 gene encoding transmembrane protease serine 9-like isoform X1, whose product MEANIWMLSTMFLGVVLPRLTIQQTTVSTEGLTPACSSEGLDVTGTRGTIMSPNYPENYPNALNCKWRISTANGTRIAVKFEPFFEIEPDGTGCYDYIEFSEDTGYESIFCGFEPHPSWTSESNSLGVTFFTDVFVTFAGFSFNWTAVDKADVTKANTTTIVANSGTISSLNYPDNYNNLWEEAWIVDVEIGKFILIEFDTIYGIEKGTGTTCPFDSLTFSEGVEPPSPWTFKIVICSDENHGKLLIKDDGMYVVFKSDVDVTGSGFSFNFSAIDPPTCAETNYLTGTSGTVSTPMYPLPYERDLNCSWFITTPENTQVAIKFSLDFNIEDTDTCFGDYLEIYDGPSTQSEKYLDRRFCGPYPPKGFLSTTNQVTIKFFSSPNVFGDDNFMGFSLNWTAEEICKTGDFHCWDGTCINETKKCNGVVDCPVDNADEVECKLESVSKCGVSDIAPEFRWDPRIVGGHDAVPGSWPWQGRLLYYRLDKWEFTCGTVLIADRWALTATHCVDKGFDALVVFGNYNTSEYNEKTAQNVTVENIFAKPGFNWKDENGWSEGKDISLLLLSSPVNFTVYVKPICLPTMFPSTGTYIVITGWGRTYVGAPGSDVLKQASLPIFPQDKCLKPIIEGGVTADDIFCVGFPTGGVSTCSGDSGGPVAHLNNGKWEVIGLASFGLRCGTVPGNPSAYVNVSAHLTFINNLLETKNPRPVLQSFVIKDQTNGTLMSPNYPSNYPANTYVRWYIIGPENTRISVRFDPKFDIEGVFNDVSPLCSADYLIIYDGADTGSLTYRYQKNCGTRAPPNFESNSNSIIAEFWSDGAFEAAGFSFNWTTNDDCEITEERCHNKTCIPISKKCDGKYDCDDKEDEFECVLGNPTTTECGKPAISPSFPWNPLVIGGHDVIQGSWPWQIGLFRLTETGWRFTCGGTLISEYWVLSAAHCLSFSEIYQVAIGAHNFDEFNKHEKRLNVSFVLPHPEYFSTNDIGFVRLEEPVDFTSEWYKPACLPESNDNNLPPVGSLCVITGWGVIGGTRQENIPSTMQQSFVYVLNGSVCKEDFYLGLPEETPLDAYICLGDLDQRTGACYGDSGGPLVCHVGGVWRQYGITSWGISCGQRSFYERISNSLDLINDVLNLEVCKDFEVREGTRGTVTIPQFFGEYIMDLDCTWLLRAPSDKLIVIRFTFFDVEDCSFAEYDYLKIYDGNTTDARMVRDETLCGQDRSLRGFESSTNEVLISFTSDNVLQYKGFEITWETVDNCGSNEFRCWNGSCINGDLKCNKVNNCEDKSDEIECPHYGQECGQQTIVPEFLWAPRVVGGMIAVEGSWPWQVLVSNEYEQILCGGSIIHENWVLTSAECVADKSAFEVIVAVGQYDLSMLDRSRLHAVTQIFLYDPFKTSQHDIALLKLDRSITFQKNVQPICINLENTLVTGETCVVTGWGVTYDSTSLDSSQLLRQTRIPIANPEFCQKITHNVEFNGDTMFCAGDLSGGSDACSNDVGGPLVCFRNNVWKQFGIVTSNLGCGISRLPSFYTKVSYYKEWIEATIGDKLPIPTPPTTEATTTEEITTDKINQTASMTSISSSTTSEIFTAEGTPPQNGTSAMNASETTATTKLMTTSSAAKIHSIIDLIFALLLCQSIPQ is encoded by the exons ATGGAAGCAAACATATGGATGCTGTCAACAATGTTTCTTGGCGTTGTATTACCTCGTCTGACGATCCAACAAACGACTGTTTCAACAGAAG gtttGACGCCAGCGTGTAGTTCAGAAGGGCTTGATGTCACTGGAACGCGAGGAACAATTATGTCTCCCAACTATCCAGAAAATTATCCAAATGCACTCAACTGCAAATGGCGTATAAGCACAGCAAATGGAACG aGAATCGCAGTGAAGTTTGAACCGTTCTTTGAAATTGAACCGGATGGTACCGGATGCTACGATTATATTGAATTCTCAGAAGATACTGGGTACGAATCG ATATTTTGTGGGTTCGAGCCACATCCAAGTTGGACATCGGAAAGTAATTCATTGGGAGTGACATTTTTTACGGATGTATTTGTCACTTTTGCTGGATTTTCTTTCAATTGGACCGCAGTTG ACAAAGCAGACGTGACGAAAGCAAATACAACAACGATCGTTGCCAATTCGGGAACAATTTCATCACTAAACTATCCTGATAATTATAATAACTTGTGGGAAGAAGCATGGATTGTCGATGTTGAAATTGGAAAG TTCATCCTTATTGAATTTGATACAATATATGGCATCGAGAAAGGAACCGGGACAACGTGTCCGTTCGATTCACTAACTTTTTCGGAAGGAGTCGAACCACCGAGTCCGTGG ACCTttaaaatagtcatatgttcgGATGAAAATCACGGCAAACTACTCATCAAAGATGACGGCATGTACGTCGTATTCAAATCGGATGTTGATGTTACTGGATCTGgattttcgtttaatttttcTGCAATCG ACCCACCAACATGTGCTGAAACGAATTATCTCACTGGTACATCAGGCACCGTATCCACACCTATGTATCCACTCCCGTATGAACGCGACCTAAATTGCTCTTGGTTCATTACAACTCCTGAAAACACG cAAGTTGCGATCAAGTTTAGTCTAGACTTTAACATAGAAGACACGGATACCTGTTTTGGGGAttatcttgaaatatatgatgGGCCTTCAACACAATCAGAGAAG TACCTGGACAGACGATTTTGTGGTCCATACCCTCCGAAAGGATTTCTGTCTACAACAAATCAAGtgacaattaaatttttttcatctcCCAATGTTTTTGGTGACGATAATTTTATGGGGTTTTCTCTCAACTGGACGGCAGAAG AAATCTGTAAAACTGGTGACTTTCATTGTTGGGATGGTACATGTATCaacgaaacaaaaaaatgtaacgGTGTTGTTGACTGTCCGGTGGATAACGCTGACGAAGTGGAATGTA agttgGAAAGTGTGAGCAAATGTGGAGTTTCAGACATTGCTCCAGAATTCAGATGG GATCCAAGAATAGTAGGAGGACATGACGCTGTCCCGGGATCTTGGCCATGGCAAGGCAGACTGTTGTACTATAGACTGGATAAATGGGAGTTTACTTGTGGTACAGTGCTGATTGCAGACAGATGGGCGTTAACAGCAACACATTGCGTGGACAAAGG ATTTGATGCATTGGTGGTGTTTGGTAATTACAATACTAGCGAATATAACGAAAAAACTGCACAAAACGTCACGGTTGAAAATATCTTCGCTAAACCCGGATTCAA ctGGAAAGACGAAAATGGATGGAGCGAGGGGAAAGATATATCGTTGTTGTTACTTTCGTCTCCAGTAAACTTTACTGTATATGTAAAACCCATTTGCCTTCCCACCATGTTTCCTTCCACAGGAACATACATAGTTATCACTGGTTGGGGTCGTACAT ATGTGGGCGCACCGGGTTCTGATGTTCTTAAGCAAGCATCATTACCGATATTTCCCCAGGATAAATGTCTTAAACCAATCATCGAGGGAGGAGTAACAGCAGACGATATATTTTGTGTTGGATTTCCAACTGGGGGTGTTAGCACATGTAGT GGCGATTCCGGTGGACCAGTAGCCCATCTCAACAATGGCAAATGGGAAGTTATTGGACTAGCTTCATTTGGTCTCAGATGCGGAACAGTTCCCGGAAATCCGTCAGCATATGTAAACGTGTCGGCTCATCTAACATTCATAAATAATC TTCTGGAAACCAAAAATCCTCGTCCAGTTTTAC AGTCTTTTGTTATCAAAGATCAGACAAATGGTACTTTAATGTCACCGAACTATCCCTCCAATTATCCGGCGAATACTTACGTACGATGGTATATAATTGGACCTGAAAATACG AGAATAAGCGTAAGGTTTGATCCCAAATTTGACATAGAAGGGGTATTTAACGATGTTTCACCGCTTTGTTCTGCTGACTATCTTATTATCTACGATGGAGCTGATACAGGATCACTCacg tATCGATATCAGAAAAACTGCGGAACTAGAGCACCTCCTAATTTTGAATCCAACTCGAACTCAATTATTGCAGAATTCTGGTCAGATGGAGCTTTTGAAGCTGCTGGGTTTTCCTTTAATTGGACGACAAATG atgACTGTGAAATTACTGAAGAAAGATGCCACAATAAAACATGTATTCCAATCAGTAAAAAATGTGATGGAAAATATGACTGCGACGACAAAGAAGATGAATTTGAGTGTG ttCTGGGAAATCCCACCACAACTGAATGTGGTAAACCCGCTATATCACCATCGTTTCCATGG AATCCTCTTGTTATTGGAGGCCACGACGTAATACAAGGATCTTGGCCATGGCAGATCGGTTTATTCCGTCTAACAGAAACTGGTTGGCGATTTACTTGTGGTGGTACCTTGATTTCGGAATATTGGGTTTTGTCAGCCGCACACTGCTTGAGTTT CTCTGAAATATATCAGGTGGCGATCGGTGCTCACAACTTTGATGAATTCAACAAACATGAAAAACGACTAAACGTTTCTTTTGTATTACCACATCCGGAATA CTTTTCTACAAATGATATTGGCTTCGTTCGTTTGGAAGAACCTGTGGATTTCACATCGGAATGGTACAAACCAGCTTGTTTACCCGAGTCAAATGATAACAATCTACCACCAGTAGGAAGCCTTTGCGTCATAACTGGATGGGGCGTCATAG GTGGCACGAGGCAAGAAAACATTCCTTCTACAATGCAGCAATCGTTCGTTTATGTTCTTAATGGAAGTGTATGCAAAGAAGACTTTTACCTTGGCTTACCAGAAGAAACTCCTTTGGATGCTTATATCTGTCTCGGTGATTTGGATCAACGAACAGGCGCTTGTTAT GGTGATTCTGGTGGTCCTTTAGTATGTCACGTTGGTGGTGTTTGGCGACAATATGGCATTACGTCATGGGGTATTTCTTGTGGACAGAGATCATTCTATGAAAGAATATCAAACTCTCTCGACCTAATCAATGATG ttttGAATCTTGAAG TGTGTAAAGACTTTGAAGTACGTGAAGGTACAAGAGGAACTGTGACTATACCTCAATTCTTCGGAGAATACATCATGGATCTCGATTGCACTTGGCTTTTGCGTGCCCCGTCCGATAAG TTAATTGTCATTCGCTTTACATTTTTTGACGTGGAAGACTGTAGCTTTGCTGAGTAcgattatttaaaaatatatgatggAAACACGACTGATGCAAGAATG GTTCGTGACGAAACCTTGTGTGGACAAGATAGATCATTGAGAGGATTTGAATCGAGTACTAATGAGGTTTTGATTTCGTTCACAAGTGATAATGTTTTGCAATACAAAGGTTTTGAGATTACCTGGGAAACTGTCG ATAACTGCGGTTCCAATGAGTTCAGATGCTGGAATGGATCTTGCATCAACGGTGATTTGAAATGTAATAAAGTTAACAATTGTGAGGACAAAAGCGATGAGATTGAATGCC CTCATTATGGACAAGAATGCGGCCAACAAACAATTGTTCCTGAATTTTTGTGG GCCCCAAGAGTAGTTGGTGGAATGATTGCAGTTGAGGGCTCGTGGCCATGGCAAGTTCTGGTATCAAACGAGTATGAACAAATTTTGTGTGGTGGATCAATTATCCATGAAAATTGGGTTTTGACTTCAGCCGAATGTGTTGCTGACAAATCTGC GTTTGAAGTCATAGTTGCAGTTGGTCAGTATGATTTGAGTATGCTAGATAGATCGAGATTGCATGCAGTtactcaaatatttttgtatgaccc ATTCAAAACTTCACAACATGACATTGCTTTGCTGAAATTGGATAGAAGTATAACTTTTCAAAAAAACGTTCAGCCAATATGTATTAATCTCGAAAATACGTTAGTTACGGGAGAAACATGTGTCGTTACTGGATGGGGTGTTACTt ATGATTCAACCTCTCTTGATAGCTCTCAACTGTTGAGACAAACTCGCATTCCAATAGCAAATCCTGAATTTTGCCAAAAAATCACACACAATGTTGAGTTCAATGGTGATACAATGTTTTGTGCCGGAGATCTTTCGGGAGGTTCTGACGCGTGCTCG AATGACGTGGGAGGACCACTGGTTTGTTTCCGTAATAACGTTTGGAAACAATTCGGAATTGTTACATCAAACTTGGGTTGTGGAATATCAAGGCTTCCAAGCTTCTACACAAAAGTATCTTACTATAAGGAGTGGATTGAAGCAA CAATTGGAGACAAGCTACCCATTCCAACACCGCCCACCACAGAAGCAACAACAACTGAAGAAATTACAACAGACAAAATCAATCAGACAG CATCCATGACATCTATTTCATCTTCAACGACATCGGAAATCTTCACAGCCGAGG GTACACCACCCCAGAATGGCACATCCGCTATGAATGCGTCAG aaACCACAGCAACTACCAAGTTGATGACGACATCATCTGCTGCGAAAATTCATTCCATAATTGACTTGATATTCGCTTTGCTACTATGCCAGTCGATACCTCAATAA